From one Salinibacterium hongtaonis genomic stretch:
- a CDS encoding flagellar hook-associated protein 3 gives MITRTTSTLLMRTAQQNLQNSMATLGAVREKATNLQRIGRPSDDPIGTANSLLVRAEQASTDQYKRNISDGLGWLSTVDSTLSNVTGLLNRVRDLTVQGANDGAMSPTAKEAIAVELESLREDLLVQANSTYLGRTIFAGSSNAGAAFVADPASPDGLAFSGAPGSSVERRIDGHSLVRVDSDGTTVFGQGAASVFALVDSIVADLRGGTNVGVKLVDIDARLEVIKGEWATVGTRHSQVMKAEETTMSKAIALESQRSEIEDLDLGRAILDLQAQEVSYQSALAVSARVLQPTLMDFLR, from the coding sequence GTGATCACCAGAACCACGAGCACCCTTCTGATGCGCACAGCGCAGCAGAACCTGCAGAACTCAATGGCCACGCTCGGCGCGGTGCGCGAGAAGGCGACAAACCTGCAGCGCATCGGCCGTCCCTCCGACGACCCCATCGGCACGGCCAACTCCCTGCTCGTGCGCGCGGAACAGGCGTCAACAGACCAGTACAAGCGCAACATCTCCGACGGGCTCGGGTGGCTCTCCACCGTTGATTCCACCCTCAGCAACGTCACCGGCCTTCTCAACCGCGTGCGCGACCTCACGGTGCAGGGCGCCAACGACGGCGCAATGTCGCCGACCGCGAAGGAGGCGATCGCCGTCGAGCTCGAAAGCCTGCGAGAAGACCTCCTCGTACAGGCCAACAGCACCTACCTCGGCCGCACAATCTTCGCCGGCAGCTCCAACGCAGGTGCCGCGTTCGTCGCAGACCCCGCCAGCCCCGACGGCCTCGCCTTCAGTGGTGCGCCAGGCAGCTCCGTCGAGCGTCGCATCGACGGGCACTCGCTCGTTCGCGTCGATTCCGATGGCACCACCGTCTTCGGGCAGGGTGCAGCCTCGGTGTTCGCGCTCGTCGACTCGATTGTCGCCGACCTGCGGGGCGGTACCAACGTGGGAGTCAAGCTCGTTGACATCGATGCCAGACTTGAAGTGATCAAGGGAGAGTGGGCCACGGTCGGCACACGGCATTCCCAGGTGATGAAAGCGGAGGAGACCACGATGTCGAAGGCTATTGCCCTCGAGTCGCAGCGGTCCGAGATCGAAGACCTCGACCTCGGCAGGGCGATCCTTGACCTACAGGCTCAAGAGGTCTCTTACCAGTCGGCCCTCGCCGTTTCGGCCCGCGTTCTTCAGCCCACGCTCATGGACTTTCTGCGATGA
- a CDS encoding flagellar assembly protein FliW, whose protein sequence is MSAAALTFVVPPPGFAPHVDFLLEEVAGAMGLFTLRAVGASEQRLYVLNAGVYLPAYNPEISDQQAASLALDSADDALVLVVANPGLDGTTTTNLMAPIVVNSTTGACAQFILDNQEWPLRAELAHV, encoded by the coding sequence ATGAGCGCCGCAGCGCTGACCTTCGTGGTTCCGCCGCCCGGGTTCGCCCCTCACGTCGACTTTCTTCTCGAAGAAGTTGCCGGGGCGATGGGTCTGTTCACCCTGCGTGCCGTTGGCGCCAGCGAACAGCGGCTCTATGTGCTCAACGCCGGGGTTTACCTGCCGGCGTATAACCCCGAGATCAGCGATCAGCAGGCGGCGAGCCTCGCCCTAGATTCTGCCGACGACGCCCTCGTGCTTGTGGTGGCGAACCCCGGCCTCGACGGAACGACCACCACCAACCTCATGGCACCGATCGTGGTCAACTCCACCACCGGCGCCTGTGCTCAGTTCATCCTGGACAACCAGGAATGGCCCCTCCGGGCGGAGCTTGCGCACGTCTAG
- a CDS encoding DinB family protein, with protein MAITPDTKDWTWVLTTPCPECHFDASTFGSGDVPDMIRANAAAWPRLLDRPDVVARPNDVTWSPLEYAAHVRDVYRLFHERLTLMLTEIDPQFANWDQDATAIADKYAEQDPATVVKELAQAGESIADEFAAVRGEQWSRTGRRSDGAVFTVESFAKYLLHDVVHHVWDVTPTSMGGRAVD; from the coding sequence ATGGCTATCACTCCCGACACCAAAGACTGGACCTGGGTGCTGACCACCCCGTGCCCGGAATGCCACTTTGACGCTTCTACGTTTGGTTCTGGCGACGTGCCCGACATGATTCGGGCGAACGCTGCCGCGTGGCCGCGCCTGCTCGACAGGCCGGATGTTGTCGCACGGCCCAACGACGTCACCTGGTCGCCGCTCGAATACGCCGCGCACGTTCGTGATGTGTATCGGCTATTTCACGAGCGGCTCACCCTCATGCTCACGGAGATCGACCCACAGTTCGCCAACTGGGATCAGGATGCTACGGCGATTGCCGATAAGTATGCGGAGCAAGATCCCGCCACGGTCGTGAAAGAGCTCGCTCAGGCGGGCGAGTCGATCGCCGACGAGTTTGCGGCGGTGCGGGGTGAGCAGTGGTCGCGCACGGGTCGGCGCTCGGATGGCGCCGTCTTCACGGTCGAAAGCTTCGCCAAGTATCTGCTGCACGACGTGGTGCACCACGTGTGGGACGTGACCCCCACGAGCATGGGAGGCCGCGCGGTTGACTAG
- a CDS encoding DUF2470 domain-containing protein: MPVFSADVVAAVLHHMNDDHRDDNVLIARAFGNAAAASATMTDLDENGGRWSYVADSVTHDLEVPWSTAISERAEIRREIVVLYDSACERLGLEPRPH, from the coding sequence ATGCCAGTTTTTTCTGCCGATGTGGTCGCCGCAGTTCTTCACCACATGAACGACGACCACCGTGACGACAACGTGCTCATCGCCCGAGCCTTCGGGAATGCTGCCGCAGCGTCGGCAACAATGACCGACCTCGACGAAAACGGGGGTCGGTGGAGCTACGTCGCCGACAGCGTGACGCACGATCTCGAGGTTCCGTGGTCGACCGCTATTTCGGAGCGGGCCGAGATCCGCCGCGAGATCGTCGTGCTCTACGACTCGGCGTGCGAGCGCTTGGGGCTCGAACCGCGCCCCCACTAA
- a CDS encoding heme oxygenase (biliverdin-producing) codes for MTLIPFSQALRERTWASHGESEGAGFMTNLMKGEGTLDDYTQLVVQHFFIYEVLEEIAAAKASDPDASALFSAELVRMPAIEADLDHLMGEGWRDRISPVPATVRYCERMREVADWTGGVIAHHYTRYLGDLSGGQHIGKLMQRHFGLGAEGVAFYSFAEIESPAEFKDAYRAALDSIEWTEEERGRVIDEVLVAYQFNTDLFFDLDAQKAATAAA; via the coding sequence GTGACCCTCATCCCCTTCTCTCAGGCCCTACGCGAACGCACGTGGGCCAGCCACGGCGAAAGCGAGGGCGCGGGATTCATGACGAACCTCATGAAGGGCGAAGGCACGCTCGACGACTACACCCAGCTCGTCGTGCAGCACTTCTTCATCTACGAGGTCCTCGAGGAGATCGCCGCCGCTAAGGCCAGCGATCCCGACGCGAGCGCCCTCTTCTCTGCAGAGCTCGTGCGCATGCCCGCGATCGAAGCAGACCTCGATCACCTCATGGGCGAGGGATGGCGCGACCGCATCAGCCCGGTGCCCGCCACGGTTCGCTACTGCGAGCGGATGCGCGAGGTTGCCGACTGGACCGGCGGCGTCATCGCCCACCACTACACGCGGTACCTCGGCGATCTCTCGGGCGGCCAGCACATCGGCAAGCTCATGCAGCGCCACTTCGGCCTCGGCGCTGAGGGCGTTGCCTTCTATAGCTTCGCCGAGATCGAGTCTCCGGCCGAGTTCAAGGATGCCTACCGGGCGGCCCTCGACTCGATCGAGTGGACTGAAGAAGAGCGGGGCCGCGTTATCGACGAGGTCCTGGTTGCTTACCAGTTCAACACCGACCTCTTCTTTGACCTCGATGCTCAGAAGGCCGCAACCGCCGCCGCCTAG
- a CDS encoding ATP-dependent DNA helicase has protein sequence MSDLTLSAEQAAVFDTIENTRENIFVTGRAGTGKSTLLNHLSWNTSKQIVICAPTGVAALNVGGQTIHSLFRLPIGVIADHEIEQGPELRKLLNTIDTLVIDEVSMVNADMVDAMDRSLRQARQRKNEPFGGVQVVLFGDPYQLAPVPGDADERAYFADTYRSMWFFDAKVWNETQLRIFELQVIHRQHEEAFKYMLNAVRHGMVTAEIAGQLNEVGARPAPVDDAITLASRNDTVNRINASSLARLPGRSRTATAEVNGDFGGRSYPADENLQLKVGARVMFLRNDPDQRWVNGTVGTVSRIDNTVKVMVDGDEHEVLPAVWEKIKYSYSATTKQLRRDIVAEFTQFPLRAAWAVTIHKSQGKTYDRAIVDLGARSFAPGQTYVALSRIASLDGLYMSRPLRPSDIIVDDNVRRFMSQAATVPGIAAS, from the coding sequence ATGAGCGATCTGACCCTGTCCGCTGAACAGGCAGCGGTGTTCGACACGATTGAGAACACGCGCGAGAACATCTTTGTAACCGGTCGTGCCGGAACCGGAAAATCCACTCTGCTCAACCACCTCTCGTGGAACACGTCGAAGCAGATCGTCATCTGTGCCCCCACCGGCGTCGCTGCCCTCAATGTGGGTGGCCAGACCATCCACTCGCTGTTTCGTCTGCCGATTGGCGTGATCGCCGATCACGAGATCGAGCAGGGGCCAGAGCTGCGCAAGCTCCTCAACACGATTGACACCCTCGTAATTGACGAGGTTTCGATGGTCAACGCTGACATGGTCGACGCGATGGACCGCAGCCTGCGTCAGGCGCGGCAGCGCAAGAACGAACCCTTCGGCGGCGTTCAGGTCGTTCTCTTCGGCGACCCCTACCAGCTCGCCCCCGTGCCGGGCGATGCTGATGAGCGCGCCTACTTTGCCGACACCTACCGATCGATGTGGTTCTTTGACGCCAAGGTGTGGAACGAGACACAGCTGCGCATCTTCGAGCTGCAGGTCATCCATCGCCAGCACGAAGAGGCGTTCAAGTACATGCTCAACGCCGTGCGGCACGGCATGGTCACTGCTGAGATTGCCGGGCAGCTCAACGAGGTGGGGGCGCGGCCGGCTCCCGTTGACGACGCGATTACCCTCGCAAGCCGCAACGACACCGTCAACCGCATCAACGCCAGTTCGCTCGCCCGACTGCCCGGCCGCTCACGCACGGCGACAGCCGAGGTCAACGGAGACTTTGGTGGGCGCTCATACCCGGCGGATGAAAACCTGCAGCTCAAGGTGGGGGCCAGGGTCATGTTTTTGCGTAACGACCCCGATCAGCGCTGGGTCAATGGCACCGTCGGCACCGTCTCGCGAATCGACAACACCGTCAAGGTGATGGTCGACGGGGACGAGCACGAGGTGCTTCCGGCCGTGTGGGAGAAGATCAAGTACAGCTACTCGGCGACGACAAAACAGCTCAGGCGCGACATCGTGGCGGAGTTCACCCAGTTTCCCCTGCGCGCAGCCTGGGCCGTGACGATCCACAAGTCACAGGGCAAAACCTATGACCGCGCGATCGTCGACCTCGGTGCGCGCTCGTTCGCTCCGGGCCAGACCTACGTGGCCCTCAGCCGCATCGCGTCGCTCGACGGTCTCTATATGAGCAGACCGCTGCGGCCATCCGACATCATCGTGGACGACAACGTGCGCCGATTCATGTCACAGGCAGCCACGGTGCCGGGTATCGCCGCGTCCTAG
- a CDS encoding cytochrome c oxidase assembly protein produces MFMALAFGGGADAPPISDPGEAVRYGLPAAKLIVNLGASVAIGALVLACFALTRDEPAWNTTIDIASAGAAVWAVASAATGFLTFLNVYQQPISTDPAFGRVLSQFITGTELGMAWLITVLIAAAVTALCFAVRHPTAVAFVTVLAVAGLVPMATQGHAAGTAGHAAAVNALGLHLVFAAVWLGGLVTMTLLQRRLDDKRLVTVLSRYSTIALLCFVLVAISGYVSAALRVGELDALFTPYGVLVIVKVLALLALGLIGMVHRRWIIARLASGASRGLFWWLVVAELGFMGIASGVAAALARTATPVAEEIVVFTPATMLTGEPLPSPLTAMSFLTEWKFDVLWTMVCVMLAFFYLAGVWRLRRRGDKWPVLRTVSWLAGLALLFYVTNGAPNVYEKYLFSVHMLGHMVLTMMIPVLLVPGAPITLAMRAIRKRTDGSRGVREWLLWAVQSRYAAFLTNPIVAAVLFAGSLWLFYYSPLFRWATTEHLGHQWMIVHFLLTGYLFVMVLIGVDPMPHRAPYPMRLLLLLATMAFHAFFGLGIMMGTGLLLADWYGAMGWGTDALVDQQTGGGIAWSVGEIPTIILAITVAISWSRNDDKVTRRLDRKADRDGDADLNAYNDMLAQRAARDEAEDATHDPARR; encoded by the coding sequence ATGTTTATGGCCCTTGCCTTCGGCGGTGGGGCGGATGCTCCGCCGATCAGTGACCCGGGCGAGGCAGTCCGTTACGGACTGCCCGCGGCGAAGCTCATCGTCAATCTGGGGGCATCCGTTGCCATCGGGGCGTTGGTTCTTGCGTGTTTTGCTCTCACGCGCGATGAGCCCGCATGGAACACCACGATCGACATCGCGTCGGCGGGCGCGGCAGTGTGGGCCGTTGCTTCGGCCGCGACGGGCTTTCTGACCTTTCTCAACGTCTATCAGCAGCCCATCTCAACCGACCCTGCGTTCGGACGGGTGCTGAGCCAGTTCATCACGGGCACTGAGCTGGGCATGGCCTGGCTTATTACTGTGCTTATCGCCGCCGCCGTCACCGCCCTGTGCTTCGCCGTGCGGCATCCAACCGCAGTGGCGTTCGTCACGGTCTTGGCGGTTGCCGGACTCGTGCCGATGGCCACACAGGGCCATGCCGCAGGGACGGCAGGGCACGCGGCCGCCGTCAACGCACTCGGGCTTCACCTCGTGTTCGCAGCCGTGTGGCTTGGCGGTCTTGTCACGATGACCCTCCTGCAGCGCCGCCTCGACGACAAGCGCCTTGTCACGGTGTTGTCGCGCTATTCGACAATCGCGTTGCTGTGCTTTGTGCTCGTGGCAATCTCGGGCTATGTCAGCGCCGCGCTTCGCGTCGGGGAGTTGGATGCCCTCTTCACCCCCTACGGCGTGCTGGTGATCGTGAAGGTGCTCGCGCTGCTGGCGCTCGGTCTTATCGGAATGGTGCATCGACGCTGGATCATCGCGCGGCTCGCCTCCGGAGCATCCAGGGGCCTGTTCTGGTGGCTTGTGGTGGCAGAGCTGGGCTTTATGGGAATCGCCTCGGGGGTCGCCGCTGCGCTGGCGCGCACGGCCACACCGGTCGCAGAGGAGATCGTGGTCTTCACGCCGGCAACGATGCTCACGGGTGAGCCGTTGCCGAGCCCTCTCACGGCGATGAGCTTTCTTACGGAGTGGAAGTTCGACGTGCTGTGGACCATGGTGTGCGTGATGCTCGCCTTCTTCTACCTTGCCGGGGTGTGGCGTCTTCGGCGCAGAGGAGACAAGTGGCCAGTGCTGCGTACGGTCAGCTGGCTCGCGGGGCTCGCGCTGCTCTTCTACGTGACCAACGGCGCACCGAACGTGTACGAGAAGTACCTGTTCAGCGTGCACATGCTCGGCCACATGGTGCTCACGATGATGATTCCGGTGCTGCTGGTGCCCGGCGCCCCCATCACGCTGGCAATGCGAGCCATTCGCAAGCGCACCGACGGCAGTCGCGGCGTGCGCGAGTGGTTGCTGTGGGCGGTGCAGTCGCGGTATGCCGCCTTCTTGACCAACCCGATCGTGGCCGCGGTGCTCTTTGCCGGTTCGCTCTGGCTCTTCTACTACTCTCCCCTGTTCCGCTGGGCCACGACCGAACACCTCGGGCACCAGTGGATGATCGTGCACTTCTTGCTCACGGGATACCTCTTCGTCATGGTGCTCATTGGGGTCGACCCCATGCCACACAGGGCGCCGTACCCAATGCGGCTACTGCTGCTGCTGGCAACGATGGCCTTCCACGCCTTCTTCGGGCTCGGCATCATGATGGGTACCGGCCTGCTTCTCGCCGACTGGTATGGCGCTATGGGCTGGGGAACGGATGCCCTGGTCGATCAACAGACCGGCGGCGGAATCGCCTGGAGCGTCGGGGAGATCCCCACGATCATCTTGGCCATCACGGTGGCAATCTCGTGGTCGCGTAACGACGACAAGGTCACCCGCAGACTCGACCGCAAGGCCGATCGCGACGGCGACGCTGACCTCAACGCCTACAACGACATGCTTGCCCAGCGCGCAGCGCGTGACGAAGCCGAGGATGCGACGCACGACCCAGCTCGTCGGTAG
- a CDS encoding DUF3618 domain-containing protein, whose translation MTTNDPDAIRDDIERTRSELGSDVDALADKVTPSKIVGRQTDKVKAAVGGVRERVFGVARDARHSASDLGDGASQLPQKAQKLAEGNPLAVGLIAFGVGWLASSLIPASDKESEWGGMIKEKAEPLVGEAKDAAKAVAEDMKEPAKQAADSLKETASEAMGHVKDEATGAASEVRDHGTSAAQHVKEQGTQP comes from the coding sequence ATGACTACCAATGACCCGGACGCCATTCGCGACGACATTGAACGCACCAGGAGCGAACTGGGCAGCGACGTCGATGCATTGGCCGATAAAGTGACGCCGTCAAAGATCGTCGGTCGCCAGACCGACAAGGTAAAAGCAGCCGTCGGCGGTGTTCGCGAACGTGTCTTCGGAGTCGCGCGGGATGCTCGCCATAGCGCGAGCGATCTCGGCGATGGGGCATCGCAACTGCCGCAGAAAGCGCAGAAGCTGGCCGAGGGCAACCCCCTCGCTGTTGGCCTCATCGCGTTCGGCGTCGGCTGGCTCGCCTCCTCGCTCATCCCCGCGAGCGACAAGGAATCCGAGTGGGGAGGGATGATCAAGGAGAAGGCGGAGCCCCTCGTCGGCGAGGCGAAAGATGCCGCCAAAGCCGTCGCCGAGGACATGAAGGAGCCGGCGAAACAGGCTGCGGATTCCCTCAAAGAGACCGCTAGCGAGGCGATGGGTCACGTCAAGGACGAAGCGACCGGAGCCGCATCGGAGGTCAGAGACCACGGCACGTCTGCAGCTCAGCACGTGAAGGAGCAGGGAACCCAGCCCTAG
- a CDS encoding phage holin family protein, producing the protein MTNADPGWKAEEGPRSTPEDPPKQSLGDLITEVTRDFSTLMRQELDLAKAEFRESAKRGGKGAGMLGGAGVAGNLALFFLSIALWWALGELIGNGWSALIVAVLWGIIAAALAAAGRKAIKSVRGMPQTVQTMKNIPETLKPNEDNS; encoded by the coding sequence ATGACCAACGCAGATCCTGGGTGGAAAGCAGAAGAGGGGCCGCGATCTACGCCAGAGGATCCACCGAAACAATCGCTCGGCGACCTCATCACCGAGGTCACCCGCGACTTCTCGACACTGATGCGCCAGGAGCTCGACCTAGCCAAAGCGGAGTTCCGCGAGAGCGCCAAGCGCGGAGGAAAGGGTGCTGGCATGCTCGGCGGTGCCGGTGTCGCCGGCAACCTCGCGCTGTTTTTTCTCTCGATCGCGCTGTGGTGGGCACTCGGCGAGCTGATCGGCAACGGCTGGTCTGCCCTGATCGTGGCCGTGCTGTGGGGAATCATAGCCGCCGCCCTCGCTGCCGCCGGGCGCAAAGCGATCAAGTCGGTGCGCGGTATGCCGCAGACGGTTCAAACAATGAAGAACATTCCAGAAACACTGAAACCGAACGAGGATAACTCATGA
- a CDS encoding YihY/virulence factor BrkB family protein — protein MAKTPQSAASNNAPAASPTRRKKDAPPPDDSRKPDGPTDVARPAWGYVFKRTLREFSQDHCTNLAAGLTYYALLSLFPALLALVSTLGLFGQGEQTVEALLASLATVADESVVDTLRGPLTQLAEAPAAGFAFVVGLGGALWSASGYVTAFSVAMNNVYEVEEGRPIWKLRPVMVIVTVVLLVIAIIIVVLLLLSGPVADAIGEALGLSAAVVTVWNIVKWPVVVAFAVLLVAVLYHSTPNVKQPKVRWISPGALVGLIVLALASLGFFFYVSNFANYNATYGSIGGVIVLLLWLWIVNLALLFGAEFDAELERGRELQGGIEAEEAIQLPPRDTRQIEKNEKKDQALIDQGRELRERTALDGSAEGSREPR, from the coding sequence ATGGCCAAGACTCCACAATCGGCGGCATCGAATAACGCGCCAGCGGCATCACCCACTCGGCGCAAAAAAGACGCCCCACCACCCGACGATTCGCGCAAGCCGGACGGCCCCACCGACGTCGCTCGGCCTGCATGGGGCTACGTGTTCAAGCGAACTCTGCGGGAGTTCTCGCAGGATCACTGCACAAATTTGGCGGCCGGCCTCACCTACTACGCCCTCCTGTCCCTGTTTCCCGCCCTGCTCGCTCTCGTGTCGACGCTCGGACTGTTTGGGCAGGGGGAGCAGACGGTGGAGGCCCTGCTGGCGTCACTAGCGACAGTCGCAGACGAGTCTGTCGTCGACACCCTCAGAGGTCCACTGACCCAATTGGCCGAAGCGCCAGCGGCTGGCTTCGCCTTTGTCGTCGGTCTCGGCGGCGCCCTCTGGTCGGCCTCCGGATACGTGACGGCCTTCTCTGTGGCCATGAACAACGTTTACGAGGTTGAGGAGGGTCGGCCGATCTGGAAGCTGCGCCCGGTGATGGTCATCGTGACCGTTGTCTTGCTCGTCATCGCCATCATCATCGTGGTGTTGCTGCTGCTCTCCGGTCCCGTCGCCGACGCGATCGGGGAGGCCCTAGGGCTGAGCGCTGCGGTGGTCACGGTGTGGAACATCGTCAAGTGGCCCGTCGTCGTGGCGTTCGCGGTGCTGCTTGTCGCCGTGCTCTATCACTCGACCCCCAACGTGAAGCAACCAAAGGTTCGGTGGATCAGCCCCGGGGCACTCGTCGGTCTCATCGTGCTGGCGCTCGCCTCGCTCGGCTTCTTCTTCTACGTGTCAAACTTCGCCAACTACAACGCCACGTACGGCAGCATCGGCGGGGTCATCGTGCTTCTCCTCTGGCTCTGGATCGTGAATCTGGCGCTGCTGTTCGGGGCCGAGTTCGACGCTGAACTTGAACGAGGGCGCGAGCTGCAGGGCGGCATTGAGGCCGAGGAGGCCATCCAATTGCCGCCGAGGGACACCCGGCAGATCGAGAAGAACGAGAAGAAGGATCAGGCACTGATCGATCAGGGTCGTGAGCTGCGAGAGCGCACGGCACTCGATGGCTCAGCCGAGGGCTCACGCGAGCCCCGTTAA
- a CDS encoding HU family DNA-binding protein has protein sequence MADKSLNRTELVAAVAAASGQSQAAVNSTLDALFSTVAEEVGKGTKITIPGWLSFERTHRAARAGRNPSTGEAIQIAAGYGVKVSAGSKLKAAAK, from the coding sequence ATGGCTGACAAGTCACTCAACCGCACCGAGCTCGTCGCTGCTGTCGCAGCTGCCTCCGGCCAGAGCCAGGCCGCCGTCAACTCGACGCTCGACGCCCTCTTCTCCACTGTTGCCGAAGAGGTCGGCAAGGGCACGAAGATCACCATCCCCGGATGGCTTTCCTTCGAGCGCACCCACCGTGCCGCCCGTGCGGGCCGCAACCCCTCCACCGGTGAGGCGATTCAGATCGCTGCCGGCTACGGCGTTAAGGTCAGCGCTGGCAGCAAGCTCAAGGCTGCAGCCAAGTAG
- the rpsN gene encoding 30S ribosomal protein S14, with product MAKKSMIAKNEQRKVIVARYAEKRAALKKALVDPNSTDEQREEARLGLQKLPRNASPVRVRGRDAIDGRPRGFLSEFGISRVRFRDMAHRGELPGITKSSW from the coding sequence ATGGCGAAGAAGAGCATGATTGCCAAGAACGAGCAGCGCAAGGTTATCGTCGCGCGCTACGCCGAGAAGCGCGCTGCGCTCAAGAAGGCACTCGTTGACCCCAACTCGACCGACGAGCAGCGCGAAGAGGCCCGCCTGGGCCTCCAGAAGCTGCCCCGCAACGCTTCGCCGGTGCGCGTTCGTGGCCGTGACGCGATCGACGGACGCCCCCGCGGCTTCCTCAGCGAGTTCGGAATCTCCCGTGTTCGCTTCCGCGACATGGCACACCGGGGCGAATTGCCCGGAATTACCAAGTCAAGCTGGTAA
- the rpmG gene encoding 50S ribosomal protein L33, producing MAKQQDVRPIIKLRSTAGTGYTYVTRKNRRNNPDRLVLKKYDPVIRQHVEFREER from the coding sequence ATGGCTAAGCAGCAGGACGTTCGTCCGATCATCAAGCTCCGCTCCACCGCCGGCACTGGGTACACGTATGTGACCCGCAAGAACCGCCGCAACAACCCCGACCGTCTTGTGCTGAAGAAGTATGACCCCGTCATCCGCCAGCACGTCGAATTCCGCGAGGAGCGCTAA
- the rpmB gene encoding 50S ribosomal protein L28: MAATCQVTGAIPGFGHNISHSHRRTKRRFDPNVQKKTYYVPSLRRKVTLTLSAKGIKVIDARGIESVVKDLLARGEKI; encoded by the coding sequence ATGGCAGCAACCTGCCAGGTGACCGGAGCCATTCCCGGCTTTGGGCACAACATTTCACACTCGCACCGTCGTACGAAGCGCCGCTTCGACCCGAACGTGCAGAAGAAGACGTATTACGTTCCCTCGCTTCGCCGCAAGGTGACCTTGACGCTCAGCGCCAAGGGCATCAAGGTGATTGACGCTCGGGGCATCGAGTCGGTCGTTAAGGACCTGCTCGCACGTGGGGAGAAGATCTAA
- a CDS encoding Fur family transcriptional regulator: MTKRNTWQREAVRVALANNDGFVSAQNLHGALLESGTALGLATVYRSLASLVADGSADVLQRDGESLYRACTLGKHHHHLICRSCGMTVEIQADAVERWAQTVAAEHGFTRPEHVVDVFGLCAECSAAG; encoded by the coding sequence ATGACCAAGCGAAATACCTGGCAGAGGGAGGCCGTGAGAGTCGCTCTGGCCAACAACGACGGTTTCGTGAGTGCCCAGAACCTGCACGGCGCGTTGCTCGAATCGGGTACGGCGCTGGGGCTCGCGACGGTCTATCGCTCCCTCGCGAGTCTCGTGGCCGATGGTTCGGCCGACGTTCTGCAGCGGGATGGCGAGAGTCTCTACCGCGCGTGCACTCTGGGCAAGCACCATCATCACCTCATCTGCCGCAGTTGCGGCATGACGGTAGAAATCCAGGCGGATGCCGTGGAGCGGTGGGCGCAAACCGTCGCAGCAGAGCACGGCTTCACCCGCCCGGAGCACGTCGTCGACGTGTTCGGCCTGTGTGCGGAGTGCAGCGCCGCGGGCTAA